One window of the Marinilactibacillus sp. Marseille-P9653 genome contains the following:
- the lgt gene encoding prolipoprotein diacylglyceryl transferase: MNVSLGAIDPIAFQFGPLRVAWYGIIIVFGMFVAVWLSIKEGEKRGIEEDFIVDLAFRIIPAGLIGARLYYVLFELDVYLQDPIRIFYIWEGGIAIYGGLLAGFATLVWYTKKKDIAVWLLLDVLAPHVMIAQAIGRWGNFVNQEAHGGEVARSFLERLMLPNFIIEQMNIQGTYYHPTFLYESLWNLVGFIILMVVRSKEGVLRRGETALGYVTWYSLGRIWIEGMRTDSLYIGPLRVSQVLSGVLLVIAVSLILYRRFYVYPTPPYYTEGMLPERTFAEKKKKSKFKK; encoded by the coding sequence ATGAACGTTAGTTTAGGAGCGATTGATCCGATTGCTTTTCAATTTGGACCATTAAGAGTTGCCTGGTATGGAATTATTATTGTATTCGGTATGTTCGTTGCCGTCTGGTTGAGTATCAAAGAAGGTGAAAAAAGAGGAATCGAAGAAGACTTTATAGTAGATTTGGCTTTTCGAATCATTCCAGCTGGTCTGATTGGCGCGCGGCTATACTATGTGCTCTTTGAGCTGGATGTTTACCTTCAGGATCCTATTCGTATCTTCTATATATGGGAAGGCGGTATTGCAATCTACGGCGGATTGTTAGCAGGATTTGCAACGCTCGTTTGGTATACCAAAAAGAAAGATATAGCTGTATGGCTTTTACTAGATGTGCTAGCGCCTCATGTTATGATTGCTCAAGCAATTGGCCGTTGGGGAAATTTTGTGAATCAAGAAGCCCATGGTGGAGAAGTTGCGCGGTCGTTTTTAGAACGATTGATGTTACCGAATTTCATCATTGAACAAATGAACATACAAGGTACGTATTACCATCCAACCTTCCTATATGAATCGTTATGGAACCTAGTCGGTTTTATTATCTTGATGGTTGTCCGTAGTAAAGAGGGGGTTCTCAGAAGAGGGGAAACTGCCCTAGGATATGTAACTTGGTATAGTCTGGGTCGTATCTGGATAGAAGGTATGCGGACAGATAGTTTGTATATCGGACCTTTACGTGTCTCTCAAGTCCTTTCTGGGGTCTTACTCGTTATTGCAGTATCACTGATTCTTTACAGAAGATTCTATGTGTATCCAACACCACCTTATTACACAGAAGGTATGCTACCTGAAAGAACTTTTGCAGAAAAAAAGAAAAAATCTAAATTTAAAAAATAA
- the hprK gene encoding HPr(Ser) kinase/phosphatase, whose protein sequence is MANTVTIKQLVEAMSDIHVIVGEENLERKITISDLSRPALELTGYFSFYPQNRIQLLGRTELSFVERMTSDERYIIMKRMCQGDTPAFLVSRNQEPPKELIKAASEKGIPVLVSTRPTTRLSSNVTNFLEERLAERISQHGVLVDIYGMGVLIIGDSGIGKSETALELVQRGHRLVADDRVELYMMDENRIIGEPPEILRNLIEIRGIGVIDVVNLFGVGSIRSSKTVDLVMNLEHWDRNRQYDRLGNNLENMRFFNVDVPRLSIPVRIGRNLSIIIEIAAMNIRAKQMGYDATETFERNLGQLIKKNSQDI, encoded by the coding sequence ATGGCGAATACAGTTACAATAAAACAACTAGTTGAAGCAATGAGTGATATTCATGTCATCGTTGGAGAAGAGAACCTTGAACGAAAAATCACGATTAGTGATTTATCTAGACCAGCACTGGAACTTACGGGATATTTTAGTTTTTATCCTCAAAATAGAATACAGTTATTAGGTAGAACAGAATTATCCTTTGTTGAGCGTATGACAAGTGACGAGCGCTATATCATTATGAAAAGAATGTGCCAAGGAGATACTCCGGCATTCTTAGTTTCAAGAAACCAGGAACCACCAAAAGAATTAATCAAGGCAGCTTCAGAAAAAGGGATTCCTGTTCTAGTATCTACTAGACCGACAACGAGACTTTCTTCTAACGTTACAAACTTTTTGGAAGAACGACTGGCAGAAAGAATTTCTCAACACGGTGTATTGGTAGATATCTACGGTATGGGCGTGTTAATTATTGGAGATTCTGGAATCGGTAAATCAGAGACCGCTTTGGAACTGGTTCAGCGAGGGCATCGCTTAGTTGCTGACGACCGTGTTGAACTTTACATGATGGATGAAAATCGTATTATTGGTGAGCCACCTGAAATTCTGCGTAATCTAATTGAAATTCGTGGGATTGGAGTCATTGATGTCGTGAATTTATTTGGTGTTGGATCGATCCGTTCGAGCAAGACTGTAGATTTGGTCATGAATTTAGAGCATTGGGATCGCAACCGTCAGTACGATAGACTAGGGAATAATCTTGAAAATATGAGGTTCTTCAACGTGGACGTACCTAGGTTATCTATTCCCGTTCGTATCGGTCGAAATCTATCAATTATTATTGAGATTGCTGCAATGAATATCCGAGCGAAACAAATGGGATATGATGCTACCGAAACATTTGAACGTAATTTAGGACAGTTGATCAAGAAAAATTCGCAGGATATATAG
- the ppaX gene encoding pyrophosphatase PpaX: MEYTAALFDFDGTLANSNELINRTHLTILEELFPGKYTLDSVRQFNGPSLTEVYGTLIPDRTEEIIERYRALNSDLHDGMISLFDGVFEELKQLKKSGVKLAVVSTKRNDMIERGIEVLGLQGLFDIVIGSDSYMHFKPNPEPVYRALAALNVHHNQAIMIGDNNHDIEAATNAGIPSVFVEWSQKTTEEMAPYNPTYSVKSMSELTELILGSSKEQLDTTSELEGAPKQ, translated from the coding sequence TTGGAATATACAGCAGCATTATTTGATTTCGATGGCACGCTGGCCAACTCGAACGAGTTGATCAACCGTACACACCTAACGATTTTAGAAGAACTTTTTCCAGGGAAATATACACTTGATTCGGTTCGACAATTCAACGGACCATCCCTTACAGAGGTCTATGGAACATTAATTCCCGACCGAACAGAAGAAATTATTGAACGTTACCGTGCACTGAATTCTGATCTGCACGATGGTATGATTTCTTTATTCGATGGGGTTTTTGAGGAATTGAAACAGTTGAAAAAAAGCGGTGTGAAATTAGCAGTTGTATCAACTAAACGTAATGATATGATTGAAAGAGGTATTGAAGTCCTGGGTCTACAAGGATTATTTGATATCGTTATTGGATCAGATTCCTACATGCATTTTAAGCCAAATCCTGAACCCGTATATAGAGCTCTTGCAGCATTAAATGTTCATCATAATCAAGCGATTATGATTGGCGATAACAATCATGACATCGAAGCTGCCACAAATGCAGGGATTCCAAGTGTATTTGTCGAATGGTCTCAAAAAACCACTGAAGAGATGGCACCGTATAATCCAACTTACAGCGTGAAGAGTATGTCAGAACTAACAGAATTGATTTTAGGGAGCTCGAAAGAGCAACTGGATACGACTAGTGAGTTAGAGGGGGCGCCTAAACAGTGA
- the galU gene encoding UTP--glucose-1-phosphate uridylyltransferase GalU produces the protein MKKVRKAIIPAAGYGTRFLPATKAMPKEMIPIVDKPTIQFIVEEAIASGIEDILIITGKLKRPIEDHFDSNPELEESLKAKGKHDLLKLVEETTGLNLYFARQSYPLGLGHAVLQAKAFVGDEPFVVMLGDDIMADEVPLTKQLIEGYEKTHASNIAVMRVPHEETSSYGIIDPEAEAEEGLYNVRKFVEKPQPEDAPSDLAIIGRYLLTPQIFDLLEKQEPGVGGEIQLTDAIDALNKTQRVFAKEFKGDRFDVGDKFGFLKTTIQYGLTHPQVKDNLRNYIVELAKELENGGGETKMDAESHELEDKKSK, from the coding sequence ATGAAAAAAGTTAGAAAAGCGATTATTCCTGCAGCAGGATATGGAACACGTTTTCTTCCAGCTACTAAGGCAATGCCAAAAGAAATGATTCCAATCGTGGACAAACCAACGATTCAGTTTATCGTTGAAGAAGCAATTGCTTCAGGAATTGAAGATATCCTGATCATTACCGGAAAGCTTAAACGTCCAATCGAAGATCACTTCGATTCTAACCCTGAACTTGAAGAAAGCCTTAAAGCTAAAGGGAAGCATGACTTGTTGAAACTCGTGGAAGAAACAACTGGTTTGAACTTGTACTTCGCTAGACAATCTTATCCACTAGGACTAGGACATGCGGTTCTTCAAGCGAAAGCATTTGTTGGAGATGAGCCTTTCGTAGTCATGCTTGGAGACGATATCATGGCTGACGAAGTTCCGTTGACTAAGCAACTCATTGAAGGTTACGAAAAAACACATGCATCTAATATTGCTGTTATGCGTGTGCCACACGAAGAGACTTCTAGTTACGGAATCATTGATCCTGAAGCGGAAGCTGAAGAAGGTCTTTACAATGTTCGTAAATTTGTAGAGAAACCTCAACCAGAAGATGCTCCAAGTGACTTAGCGATTATTGGTCGTTACCTGTTGACGCCGCAAATCTTTGATCTACTTGAAAAACAAGAGCCAGGTGTTGGTGGAGAAATCCAACTGACAGATGCAATTGATGCGTTGAACAAGACACAACGCGTTTTTGCAAAAGAATTTAAAGGTGATCGTTTTGATGTCGGCGATAAATTCGGTTTCTTGAAAACAACGATTCAGTATGGTCTGACACATCCACAAGTTAAAGATAACTTGAGAAACTATATTGTTGAATTAGCAAAAGAGTTGGAAAATGGTGGCGGCGAAACAAAAATGGATGCTGAGTCACATGAATTAGAAGATAAAAAATCAAAATAA
- a CDS encoding helix-turn-helix domain-containing protein, whose product MIEYKNKSFPSSKDLALSVVGGRWKISLIWALLNQPSLRLSELQKTFPDINQRMLIRQLRELEEDQIIYRTIYPVVPPKVDYTLTDIGRSLEPVVSAICSWGDNYADFLEADTLTTEKPDRP is encoded by the coding sequence ATGATAGAATATAAAAATAAATCATTTCCTTCTAGCAAAGACCTTGCTTTATCGGTTGTAGGCGGTAGATGGAAAATCAGTCTGATCTGGGCACTTTTGAACCAACCTTCTTTACGGTTAAGTGAACTCCAGAAAACATTTCCTGACATCAACCAGCGAATGCTGATCCGCCAGTTACGGGAACTGGAAGAAGACCAAATTATTTATCGGACCATCTACCCTGTAGTTCCACCAAAAGTCGATTACACACTGACTGATATCGGACGTTCTCTAGAGCCCGTAGTATCCGCCATCTGCTCTTGGGGAGACAATTATGCTGATTTCCTTGAAGCAGATACTCTTACAACTGAAAAACCAGACAGACCCTAA
- a CDS encoding phospho-sugar mutase translates to MSWQETYTTWKNYTELDSDILKDLEKNEQDESKLEDAFYAPLEFGTAGMRGIIGAGINRMNIYTVRQATEGLALFIEKEQGEEAKKRGVAIAYDSRHMSREFAFESAKTLGAHGIKAYVFESLRPTPELSFAVRHLQAAAGIMITASHNPPEYNGYKVYGEDGGQLPPKEADALTSLVRSVEDVLSIEVADEQEIADSGLLEIIGDNVDKAYLEAMKTVTIDPNLIERVAKDLIIVFTPLHGTGKMIGEKSLKQAGFRNVHLVSAQAEPDPEFSTVKSPNPEDPAAFEMAIELGCEVDADLLIATDPDADRLGMAVRTAKGQYEVLSGNQIASLMLDYILKAHRKTGILPQNSVILKSIVSSDLPKAIAEKNGVRTIDVLTGFKFIAEKIKHFENDQSNTFMFGFEESYGYLIQPFVRDKDAMQALILCAEMAAYHKELGYSCFDALQDLYHEHGHYKEKTISITMDGIQGAQKINDLMDSLRNDSPTSFGKIKIQEIEDFKTSKRTNCDGEVETIDMPSADVLKYRLVDSSWIAARPSGTEPKIKFYIAAFDDSGVAVEEKIESFEKAIQSIVDGQ, encoded by the coding sequence ATGAGCTGGCAGGAGACTTATACTACTTGGAAAAACTATACTGAACTAGATTCCGATATACTGAAAGATTTGGAAAAAAATGAGCAGGATGAATCGAAACTAGAAGATGCTTTCTATGCACCTTTAGAGTTTGGTACAGCAGGTATGAGAGGGATCATCGGAGCAGGAATCAACCGTATGAACATATATACTGTTCGTCAAGCAACTGAAGGACTTGCATTGTTTATTGAAAAAGAACAAGGCGAAGAGGCTAAAAAGCGTGGCGTTGCGATTGCGTATGATTCTCGTCATATGTCCAGAGAATTCGCATTTGAATCAGCAAAAACACTAGGTGCACATGGAATCAAGGCTTATGTATTCGAAAGTCTTCGTCCAACACCTGAGCTTTCATTTGCCGTTCGTCATCTTCAAGCTGCTGCCGGAATTATGATCACTGCTAGTCACAACCCTCCTGAATATAATGGATATAAAGTATATGGAGAAGACGGTGGACAATTACCGCCTAAAGAAGCAGATGCATTGACTTCACTTGTTAGAAGTGTAGAAGATGTTTTGTCTATTGAAGTAGCAGATGAACAAGAAATCGCAGATTCGGGATTGCTGGAAATCATAGGAGATAATGTTGATAAAGCATACTTAGAAGCTATGAAGACCGTAACGATCGATCCTAATTTGATTGAAAGAGTCGCGAAAGATCTAATAATCGTCTTCACGCCACTTCATGGTACAGGAAAGATGATTGGGGAAAAATCATTAAAACAAGCGGGATTCCGCAATGTGCACTTAGTTTCAGCACAAGCCGAACCAGATCCTGAGTTTTCAACGGTTAAATCACCGAATCCTGAAGATCCGGCAGCTTTTGAAATGGCGATTGAATTAGGCTGTGAAGTAGATGCAGACCTTCTAATCGCAACTGACCCAGATGCAGACCGTTTGGGGATGGCTGTTAGAACAGCAAAAGGACAATATGAAGTTCTTTCTGGTAACCAAATTGCCAGTTTGATGCTAGATTATATATTGAAAGCACACCGTAAAACAGGGATTTTACCTCAAAACAGTGTGATTTTGAAATCAATCGTATCTAGTGATTTACCTAAAGCCATTGCTGAGAAAAATGGTGTAAGAACGATTGATGTCCTAACAGGATTCAAGTTTATCGCCGAAAAGATCAAGCATTTTGAAAACGATCAGTCTAATACGTTTATGTTTGGTTTTGAGGAAAGTTACGGCTATCTTATTCAACCATTCGTACGCGATAAAGATGCCATGCAAGCTCTTATTTTGTGTGCTGAAATGGCTGCATACCATAAAGAACTTGGATATAGCTGTTTTGATGCACTTCAAGATCTTTATCACGAGCATGGACACTATAAAGAAAAAACCATTTCAATCACAATGGATGGCATTCAAGGTGCTCAAAAAATCAATGACTTGATGGATTCACTCAGAAATGATTCTCCAACTAGCTTTGGAAAAATCAAGATTCAAGAAATAGAAGATTTCAAAACAAGTAAACGTACAAACTGTGACGGAGAAGTAGAGACAATCGATATGCCTTCAGCAGATGTGCTGAAATATCGATTAGTCGATTCTAGCTGGATTGCAGCGCGTCCGTCAGGTACAGAACCAAAAATCAAGTTCTATATCGCTGCCTTTGATGATTCAGGAGTAGCCGTCGAAGAAAAAATCGAATCTTTTGAAAAAGCGATTCAATCTATTGTAGACGGTCAGTAA
- the liaX gene encoding daptomycin-sensing surface protein LiaX, translated as MQERERILELVKSGVISTQEGLDLLESLVKKENKKNEYKEFDQNDSFNETMDEEEETEVVSADDQETEDSEEVEKAERNVELEKELESLATEINQYSVELDQVNNTLSETKRTLDNKKAELYHLQEGSKERKSQERSEIETDLKNLEKELSLIQKIDELDNTEAVAELKADIQSKQDALTELEERQEPETAERMHTLREEISELEVTFENVQKQKISVMKKLHATKMKQWTNKAKQVSEKIEIPENWKDEASETLNKAGKQLEVSGKELGKFIRESVSSTMKSDTAKSVKGSFNSALENFDWKDINIRVPKLASTNFEHEWTFENTTASILDFKLANGKLKLKTSSDDTIKVSAKVKLYGKIEEETPLEAFEERSQIELDEDKFVFHVPNKRIEAIVTISLPKRVYDYTSIKLLNGDVQFKSFKGKDVFVKSTNGNMTFKDTNAVMLEVKGTNGTVQVQDSEIRDFLVSTVSGSIVFNGAPLSADVSTTNGEVKLTLNNKEMTRIKASSVNGSVKIAIPKELDIEGEAKTVFGVVKSRLSDIDVQSKQDTKLKFNRIRQGKALQLTAQTTSGNILLKDTDKA; from the coding sequence ATGCAAGAGAGAGAACGTATTTTAGAATTAGTTAAAAGTGGTGTAATCTCAACTCAAGAAGGTTTAGATTTACTGGAGTCTTTAGTTAAAAAAGAAAACAAGAAAAATGAGTACAAAGAATTCGATCAAAATGATTCATTTAATGAAACAATGGACGAGGAAGAAGAAACCGAAGTTGTTTCTGCGGATGATCAAGAAACAGAAGATTCAGAAGAAGTCGAAAAAGCAGAACGCAATGTTGAATTAGAAAAAGAACTGGAAAGCTTAGCAACTGAAATCAATCAGTATTCTGTTGAACTGGATCAAGTAAACAATACTCTTTCAGAAACAAAAAGAACATTAGACAATAAAAAAGCAGAGCTTTATCACTTACAAGAAGGTTCCAAAGAAAGAAAGAGTCAAGAACGTTCAGAAATCGAAACGGACTTAAAGAACTTAGAAAAAGAACTATCATTGATTCAAAAAATTGATGAATTAGATAACACAGAAGCTGTCGCTGAATTAAAAGCTGATATCCAATCTAAACAGGACGCATTAACGGAATTAGAAGAAAGACAAGAGCCGGAAACAGCTGAAAGAATGCATACGCTAAGAGAAGAAATCAGCGAACTAGAAGTAACGTTTGAGAACGTACAGAAACAAAAAATTTCGGTCATGAAAAAACTTCACGCAACTAAAATGAAACAGTGGACCAATAAGGCCAAACAAGTTTCTGAAAAAATTGAAATTCCAGAAAACTGGAAAGACGAAGCATCTGAAACCCTTAATAAAGCAGGGAAGCAACTTGAAGTAAGTGGGAAAGAATTGGGTAAATTTATTCGTGAGTCTGTTTCTTCAACAATGAAGAGTGATACTGCGAAGTCTGTAAAAGGCTCATTCAATTCAGCTCTTGAGAATTTTGACTGGAAAGATATCAATATCAGAGTGCCTAAACTAGCTTCTACTAATTTTGAACATGAGTGGACATTTGAAAATACTACAGCAAGCATTTTAGACTTTAAATTAGCAAACGGTAAGCTTAAACTTAAAACAAGCTCAGATGACACAATCAAAGTTTCTGCAAAAGTTAAACTTTATGGTAAAATAGAGGAAGAAACTCCATTAGAAGCTTTCGAAGAACGTAGTCAAATCGAACTGGATGAAGATAAATTTGTCTTCCACGTTCCGAACAAACGTATAGAAGCAATCGTCACAATTTCTTTGCCTAAACGTGTTTATGATTACACTTCTATCAAGCTATTAAATGGTGACGTTCAATTTAAATCGTTTAAAGGTAAAGACGTATTTGTGAAATCTACGAATGGAAATATGACGTTCAAAGATACGAACGCGGTTATGTTAGAAGTTAAAGGAACAAACGGAACGGTTCAAGTTCAAGACTCTGAGATTAGAGATTTCCTTGTCAGCACAGTCAGTGGTTCAATCGTATTTAACGGAGCACCGTTAAGTGCCGACGTATCCACTACTAACGGAGAAGTTAAATTGACGTTGAACAACAAAGAAATGACACGTATCAAAGCAAGTTCTGTGAACGGAAGCGTTAAAATAGCTATTCCAAAAGAACTAGATATCGAAGGCGAAGCAAAAACAGTCTTTGGAGTAGTGAAATCAAGATTATCTGATATTGATGTACAGTCAAAACAAGATACAAAACTTAAATTCAATCGAATCAGACAAGGAAAAGCACTTCAACTGACAGCTCAGACGACTTCTGGAAATATTCTTTTGAAAGATACAGACAAAGCATAA
- a CDS encoding phage holin family protein, which produces MKWWQKILANTIIFLALAGFLDGFRIATWETALIAAVVFAGLNLFVKPVLVILSLPITFLTLGLFYFVINGLMLWFTASLVSGFEFSSFGMSLIVALIVSALNAFFSSGYE; this is translated from the coding sequence ATGAAATGGTGGCAAAAAATTCTTGCTAACACAATTATATTTCTAGCGTTAGCTGGATTTCTGGATGGGTTTAGAATCGCGACTTGGGAAACGGCTTTAATTGCAGCTGTAGTTTTTGCTGGATTGAATTTATTCGTTAAACCTGTTCTAGTGATTCTATCCCTTCCAATCACTTTTTTGACGCTGGGACTTTTTTACTTCGTGATTAATGGTTTGATGCTTTGGTTTACTGCATCATTGGTGAGTGGATTCGAATTTAGCTCTTTCGGTATGTCGCTGATTGTTGCCTTAATCGTATCTGCATTAAATGCATTTTTCAGCAGCGGTTATGAGTAA
- a CDS encoding DUF2892 domain-containing protein, with amino-acid sequence MDKNVGEMESIARIVFGAALVPNLIFTKGIGKVLGIIGIGLLASGKTQKCSMYQAMGRSTYDGK; translated from the coding sequence ATGGACAAGAATGTTGGAGAAATGGAAAGTATTGCCCGCATCGTATTTGGAGCAGCGCTAGTCCCTAACTTGATTTTCACAAAAGGTATTGGGAAAGTATTAGGAATTATTGGTATTGGATTGCTTGCATCAGGTAAAACTCAAAAGTGCAGTATGTATCAAGCAATGGGTAGAAGTACCTATGACGGTAAATAA
- a CDS encoding NAD(P)H-dependent glycerol-3-phosphate dehydrogenase, with protein MNTKVAVLGAGSWGTALSKVLLENGHQVNLWSRNQTQVDEINEHHTNQSYLPDSTLPENLKATTDLKLVVEAADVIVFVVPTKAIRGLAEQVNDFISSPKLIVHASKGLEQASHKRISTILEEEVSFVNRMAVVALSGPSHAEEVMAEDLTTIIAACEDEQSARTVQTLFLNDYFRVYTNRDIIGVEIGAALKNIIAVGAGAIAGMGFGDNAKAALVTRGLAEITRLGVAMGAEPLTFMGLSGVGDLIVTCTSPHSRNWRAGNLLGKGQQVETILNEMGMVVEGISTTKAAYELAQEYKIDMPITEAIYKVVYSDAEVKYVILNLMQREGKSE; from the coding sequence GTGAACACAAAAGTAGCTGTTTTAGGAGCTGGGTCATGGGGGACAGCTTTATCTAAAGTTCTTCTAGAAAATGGACATCAGGTAAACCTGTGGAGTCGCAATCAAACTCAAGTTGATGAAATAAACGAACATCATACCAATCAGTCTTACCTTCCAGATTCAACGTTACCTGAAAATTTAAAAGCAACAACAGATCTTAAGTTGGTAGTAGAAGCAGCAGACGTTATCGTTTTTGTTGTACCTACAAAGGCGATTAGAGGATTAGCTGAACAAGTCAATGACTTTATCAGTAGTCCAAAGCTCATCGTTCATGCATCAAAAGGACTGGAACAAGCATCTCACAAAAGGATCTCTACCATACTAGAAGAAGAGGTTTCTTTTGTGAATAGAATGGCAGTCGTTGCTCTATCTGGACCAAGTCATGCTGAAGAAGTTATGGCAGAAGATTTAACGACAATAATAGCAGCATGTGAAGACGAACAGAGCGCAAGAACGGTGCAAACCTTATTTTTAAATGACTATTTCAGAGTGTATACAAACCGAGATATAATAGGTGTTGAAATTGGTGCGGCACTAAAAAACATCATAGCTGTAGGAGCCGGAGCAATTGCCGGAATGGGTTTTGGAGATAATGCTAAGGCTGCATTGGTCACACGAGGGCTTGCAGAAATCACTAGATTAGGTGTCGCGATGGGAGCTGAACCTTTGACCTTTATGGGACTTAGCGGTGTCGGTGACTTGATTGTAACCTGTACAAGTCCACATTCCAGAAACTGGAGAGCTGGAAATTTACTCGGAAAAGGACAGCAAGTAGAGACGATTTTAAATGAAATGGGTATGGTCGTTGAAGGGATTTCGACTACAAAAGCTGCCTACGAACTTGCTCAAGAGTATAAAATCGATATGCCAATCACAGAAGCCATCTATAAAGTAGTTTATAGTGACGCAGAAGTAAAATATGTTATACTGAATTTAATGCAACGAGAAGGGAAATCAGAATAA
- the trxB gene encoding thioredoxin-disulfide reductase translates to MEIVEKIYDVIVIGAGPGGLTAGLYASRSNLSTLMLDRGLPGGQMNNYAEIENYSGFSSIQGPDLSTKMYEGAIQFGAEYAYGDVQEIINGEEYKEIVTTSKTFRTRSIILATGAEHKKLGVTGEAEFNGRGVSYCAVCDGAFFKGKHVVVAGGGDSAVEEGTYLTQFASKVTIVHRRDSLRAQKILQDRAFKNEKVDFVWDSVIEEIEGDQAVSGVRIRNLKTGEVSTLEAEGTFIYIGILPNSDQFRSLGITDEEGWIETDENMETKVPGVFAIGDVRKTVLRQVATAVGDGSIAGNAAYQYLEDLKEQLEKTHA, encoded by the coding sequence ATGGAAATTGTTGAAAAAATATATGATGTTATTGTTATCGGCGCTGGTCCTGGAGGATTAACTGCTGGACTTTATGCTTCACGTTCTAATCTATCAACTTTGATGTTAGATCGTGGACTACCGGGCGGACAAATGAACAATTATGCTGAAATTGAAAATTATTCTGGATTCAGCAGTATTCAAGGACCTGATTTGTCGACTAAAATGTATGAGGGTGCCATTCAGTTCGGAGCTGAATACGCTTATGGAGATGTTCAGGAAATCATCAATGGTGAAGAATACAAGGAAATCGTTACAACAAGCAAGACTTTCCGTACACGTTCGATCATTTTGGCTACCGGTGCTGAGCATAAAAAGCTTGGTGTTACTGGAGAAGCAGAATTCAACGGTAGAGGCGTATCATACTGCGCGGTCTGTGATGGAGCATTCTTTAAAGGAAAACATGTTGTTGTTGCCGGTGGAGGAGATTCAGCTGTTGAAGAAGGAACTTATTTGACTCAATTTGCAAGCAAAGTGACCATTGTTCACAGAAGAGATTCTCTTCGTGCACAAAAAATCTTGCAAGATAGAGCGTTTAAAAATGAAAAAGTGGATTTTGTATGGGACTCAGTTATTGAAGAAATCGAAGGGGACCAAGCTGTAAGTGGCGTCCGTATTCGCAATCTTAAAACTGGAGAGGTTTCTACTCTTGAAGCAGAAGGTACGTTTATCTATATCGGGATCTTGCCTAACTCTGATCAATTCCGTTCTTTAGGCATTACAGATGAAGAAGGATGGATCGAAACAGATGAAAACATGGAAACAAAGGTACCAGGTGTTTTTGCTATTGGTGACGTTCGTAAAACGGTCTTACGTCAAGTAGCTACAGCCGTTGGAGATGGATCTATTGCCGGAAATGCTGCATATCAATATCTTGAAGACCTTAAAGAACAACTTGAAAAAACACATGCATAA
- a CDS encoding PspC domain-containing protein, with the protein MGNLRKSKENSVIFGVLGGIGEYFNVDPVLLRVIVVVATFAGVGLTVPLYLFAALLMPDGKSSKKSGTYHTFNDRPNPFSGAKPSQRKEAEKVDEDDWSDF; encoded by the coding sequence ATGGGAAATTTAAGAAAATCTAAAGAGAATTCGGTGATTTTCGGAGTCTTGGGCGGCATAGGAGAATATTTTAATGTTGACCCAGTACTTCTACGCGTCATCGTAGTTGTCGCAACTTTTGCAGGAGTAGGTTTAACTGTTCCGTTATATCTGTTTGCTGCATTGCTAATGCCTGATGGTAAAAGTTCTAAAAAATCAGGAACGTACCATACATTTAATGATCGTCCTAATCCGTTCTCTGGCGCTAAACCGTCACAGAGAAAAGAAGCTGAAAAAGTGGACGAGGATGACTGGAGTGACTTTTAA